TGTCGACACCGATTACTCGGGGTTCGGCGTCCGGGGTCGCCGGGTCCCGAGAGGGCAGCAACGACATGACTATCTGTATGTTCTATGGGATTATGAGTCTTTGCCAAAGCACAGTGATCGTTGTAGCTATCGGTCAAACCCGTATTTTACCCTCCGATATCGACCGGTAGACGCCCGAAGCCGGGTCGCCCGAAAGGACTTTGATGTCGGCTCGACAACCGCCGGTATGGCTGACCTGCTCACCTACGCGCTCCTCGCTGCTGTGCTCCTGTTTTTCTTCTTTATGTATCTGATGCTCCGGCGGACCTTCCAGGGATTCAAAGAAGGGTTCCAGCAGAGCAAGAAGAAGTAGCCGGGAGGGTAACGGTTAGGGGCCGTCGGTGGTGCCTATCTGTATGGACCCACGTATTCGCGAACACGCAGAAGTCATCGTCGACCACTCTATCGACCTGAGCGAAGGCGACAACCTCGTTATCGACGCCCACCCGCAGGCTTCGGACCTCGTCACCGCGCTACACGAGTTCGCCGCTGACCGCGGCGCGAACCCGCTCGTTGTGCAGAACCGCCTCGGCGAGCGGTTCCGGCGCGCCTACCTCCGCAACCGGGACGAGTTCGAGACGCCGAGCCACATCGAGGCGCTGTACGAGGAGATGGACGCGTACATCGCTATCAAGGGCAGCGACAACGTCACCGAGACCAGCGATGTCGACCCCGAAACGACAGCCGCCTACCAGCAGTCCCAGCAGCCACTCTTGAACGAGCGGCTCTCGAAGACCTGGTGTCTCACCCAGTACCCCGCGCCCGCGAACGCCCAGCTCGCCCAGACCTCCACAGAGGGGTACGAGAACTTCGTCTGGGACGCCGTCCTCAAAGACTGGGACGCCGTTCGCGAGCACCAGGCACAGATGGTCGAGATACTCGACCCCGCCGAGGAGGTACGCATTGTCTCGGGAGAGACGACCGACGTGACGATGTCTATCGCCGGCAACGAGACGCTCAACGATTACGGCGAGAAGAACCTGCCCGGCGGTGAGGTGTTCACTGCGCCAGTCTCCGACAGCGTCGAGGGCGAGGTGCTGTTCGACAAGCCGCTGTACCATCAGGGCCGGGAAGTGACCGACGTCTTCCTCCGCTTCGAGGACGGCGAAGTCGTCGAGCACAGCGCCGCCAAGAACGAGGACCTCCTGACAGAGGTGTTGTCGACTGATGACGGTGCGAGCCGACTCGGCGAACTGGGTATCGGAATGAACCGGGATATCGACCAGTTCTCCTACAATATGCTGTTCGATGAAAAGATGGGTGACACCGTTCATATGGCGGTAGGGCGAGCCTACGACGAGACGGTTGGCGAGGACAACGAGCAAAACGAATCGGCCGTCCACGTCGACATGATCGTCGACATGAGCGAGGACTCGTTCATCGAAGTCGACGGCGAAGTCGTGCAGCGGAACGGGACGTTCGTCTTCGAAGACGGGTTCGAAGCGTAACGCCGGACCCACACTGTGTGGCTGGCTCGGTTTCTGTCCTCACACACCGGACAGGAAGCTTATGATGCCGGCCGGGGTAGGTTCCAAGTATGAGTGAACAGCGGTCCCTCCTCGTTCGGGCGGTGTGGTTTCTGCTCGTCGGCTGGTGGGTCACTGGCATCTGGCTCTCGGTCGCGTGGCTACTGAACGTCACGATCATCGGCATCCCGCTGGGCATCAAGATGATAAACAGGGTACCGCTCGTGCTGACGCTCAAGCGACGCGACCGACTCGTCACAGAGACCGACGGTGGCTCGCAACACTCGCTGCTCGTCCGCGCGGTCTGGTTCGTCTTCGTCGGCTGGTGGGCCAGCGGCGTCTGGACCGGCGTCGCGTACGCGCTATCGGTGACGATCATCGGTCTCCCGCTGGCGATCTGGATGTACAACAAACTGCCGTTCGTCGTCTCTCTGTACCAGTACTGACGGTCAGTCCAGGTACGGCTTCTCGATGTCGGTTTCGACGGGAATGAGGGCGTTTATGCGACTGGTAATGCCATCGAACAACGTGATAAGCGGGGAGAGCACGCGCTCGACGATCCGGACCGGCGATGCGACAGTCAGTGCCCATTTCTGTGCGTTGCCGAGGCCGAACGCCTTCGGCACGATCTCGCCGAAGATCAGGATGAGGAAGCTGGTGACGACCGTGGTTGCAACGACCGCCGGCCCCGGGGAGAGATAGCTCGCGACGAGGACGGTGATGATGCTCGAAATCGCGATGTTGACGATGTTGTTGCCGACTAGCAGCGTCACCAACAGGCGGTGTGGGTTGTCGTACAGTTCCTCCAGCACCTTGGCCTGTCGGTCGCCCGTCGCCGCCTGTTGTGCTATCCAGTCCTTCTGTAGCGAGAACACCGCGATTTCCGAGCTCGAAAAGAACGCGCTCAACCCGAGGAGCAAGACCACGGCGAGCCCGCCACCGATTGCCACGATAGGGTCACTCACAGCCTGTCTTCAGCGAGACGGGACAAGAAGGCGTCGACGCGGCCTGACGGCCCGCAAGCCGACGGATGCGGCGAAGGATACTCGACGTTCCAGCCCATTGTTACCGTATGTCGCTCGGCCAGGTGGAACTGGCATTGCGCGTCATCGCTGGCCTGTTCGTTATCGTCGCGCCGACGCTGCTGTTTCTGGGGCTCTGGCGTGGTCTTGAAGCGATGCGTGACGACGAGCTCATCCAGCAGGTCCACCACCGCGCCGAGATGCGGGACCAGTCGCCTACCAGAGCCGACTGGCCAGTCGACACGCTCACCGGCGACGAGGCGTCACCGCTGTCGGAGACCAATATGTCGGTCGTGACCTGTGGCACCTGCGGTACGCCGAACATGCAAGACGCCTCCTACTGTCAGGAGTGTCTCACAGAACTGGAGTAGTCAGTCTAATCTGTCGCTTTCGCCGACCTGAATCGCTATCGTCGGCTCGGGCCGCTCGGCGCTACAGTCGATGTCCCGCTCGATGGCGTACGTTTTTGGCTCCGTCCGGTTCGGGTCAATCGGCAACTCGGCGGTGACGGCGTAGGACTTCGTCGTCGAAGCGCCGATGGTGTCCTCGTCCCACTGGATATCGGTGTCTACGTACACGCTGTCCTGCGGGTGGTCTGTCGGCCCGACCAGACAGCCCGAAAGCGAGGGGAGGTCTAGCGCTCGCAGGAACGGTGACGGGTTCGATGCGGTAACGGCTCCGATTTCCGCCTCGATGTACGGGTACCTGTCCGGGGTCTCCGGCTCCGGGACCGACACGGTGACGGACTCGTTTGTCTGCACATCGTAGGTCACCCCGCCACTGAGCGCGTCGGCTCCCACGAGCACCCCGCTCACGACGAGCAGGCCGCCGAGCGCGACCGTCGCCGTTCGGCGCGACGGTGTCGGAATCCCTGCCCGGAGCGCGTAGCCGAGCCCGACGAACAGTCCCGCCGACGCGGCGAGCAACAGGAACGTGCCAGTTTCACCCGGCGAATACCGAACAACGACGTAGCCGGCGAACACGACGTAGGTCACGCCACTGAGAGCGAAGGCTACGACGTCAAGCACGTCCCGTTCGAGGGCCACGCCCGCAACGAACAGCGCAACAAAGCCCAGCAACAGCAGCGCCGCTTTCACCGTTATCGAGAGATCAAACACGACGTCCCGGACGAAATACAGGAGCGCCGCCGCGGCGAACAGAATACCGAGTGCGTACAGGAGTTTCCCGCTGTCGATAGCCAGGCGCATGGAGGGTCACCGGCATTTCTCTTAGCTGATAGATAAAGCCACGGCTGGACAGCACAGGCCTGTGTGATGCAGAAACCGGACAGAAAAACAGAACCCTGGTCTCAGTCGTCAGCCGTTGCCCGTCCAGCGTCAGCACCGTTGGACAGCGGCGTCCGCTCGACGACCGTCCCGTCGTAGGTCGGGTACTGCTCGACGATTTCGCCCTTCTCGACGTCACCTTCCTCGACCATCTCCTCCAGCAGCCACCAGGCGAGTTCGACGTGCTCGGATTTGACGGTGTAGTACTCTTCGGGGACGCCGAGGGTTTCAAGCCGAGCCTCGGAGGTCCAGGCCTTCCCGTAGACGAGCGTCCCGTCGTCGGTCACGTCGTCGAACGGGCGGCGGATGTTGCGCGCCATCCGCTTGAGCCGCGAGCGGTGCTGGGCGGCGTCTTTGAACACGCTCGTACAGAAGTACACCTTCTCGTGGTCGCCCATCTTCTCCAGGATGTCGTGGGACCCCTCGACGGCGCTCATGTGGTCCTCCTTCAGTTCGAAGCCCTCCTCCTGCATCCGTCGGTAGTTCCCGTCGGACATCTCGAACTCGTTGATGTTACAGAAGTCGGCCGCGCCCTCGTCGAGGAATTCGAGGAACTCCTCTTCTGCGCGGATGCCGGGAATCTCGAAGGCGGGGGTCAGCCCTTCTTCGCGGGCGATGTAGAGGATGTCTTCCCACTCGGTCCCGTGGAGGTCGCCCCACTGCTCTAGAGGCGGGTGGAAGCGGATCTCGTCGAGGCCGGCTTCCGAGAGGCGGCGCATGTTCTCGCGGCCGCCGGGGATACCGGTGTAGAGGTGCGTGTGGTGGTCCTCGCCGAACTCTTCTTTCAGCAGTTCCAGGTAGTGACAGGTCCGGTCGAGCACTTCCTGGGGTTCGCCGCCGGTGATCGATGTGCCGAGCGCGCTCATGCGCTTGGCCTCCTCGATGACGTCCGAGTCGTCCTCGACGGGACGCTCGTTGGCGTACATCTGGGTGACGTTCTTGCGGTTTTCCCCGAGGGGACAGTAGAAGCAGTCTCGCTGGTCGCAGTAGCCGTAGACGAACAGCACCATCTTGCCGCCTTTGGCACACTGTTCGCAGCCCTCGGAAATCATTGTCTCTAGCCACCGCTCCCAGCGGGAAAAAGCGTGCGCATCGGTTCTGGCGTGGGACGGGACGGCATGGACGTGGTCCGAACGGTGCGCACGTTCCCCAGCGCCCTTATCCGGCTTCCCGACGCAGAGGCTGGTATGACAGACACCGGGACCGGAATCACCGGGTCCCGCCGCCGTCGCGGCCTCGCGGTCGTCTTCTTCGTCGTCTTTCTGGACCTGCTGGGCTTCGGCATCATCATCCCCATCCTCCCGTACTACACGCGCACGTTCCCGGGCGGGACGGAGTTCGTCATCGGACTGCTTGCGGCTTCGTACTCCGCGATGCAGTTCGTCTTCGCGCCGCTGCTTGGCTCGCTGTCGGACCGCGTCGGCCGCCGCCCGGTGCTGGTGGTATCGCTGTGTGGGTCCGTCGTCGCTTGGACTGTGTTCGGGCTGGCCGACGCGCTGTGGCTCCTGTTTCTGTCCCGGATGCTGGCCGGTGCGATGGGCGGCAACCTCTCGACGGCGCAGGCCTACGTCGCCGACGTGACGCCGCCGGAGCGCCGGGCCGCCGCCTTGGGTTTCATCGGGGCCGCGTTCGGCCTCGGGTTCATCTTCGGCCCCGGCATCGGCGCGGTGTTGAGCTTCGACGCCACGGTCGCCGCCGTCGCCGGTCTCTTGCCGGCGGCTGTGCCCATCTCTCGGTTCTCGATCCCGAGCTTCGCCGCCGCGGCCGCTAGTCTTGCCGGTGTGTTCGTCGCACTGTTCTTTCTCCCTGAGTCCAGAACCGCGTCCACCTCGACCACGATAGAGCGCACGTCGGGAATCACCCAGCTCCGGACGGCAGTCGCGACCCCAGGCCTCCGGCCGCTGCTCGCGGCCTTCTTCCTCGTCTCGTTTGCCTTCTCCGGGGTTCAGGTGATGTTCGTCCCCTACGTCGCCGACATCTACGGCTACACGGCCGCCCAGAGCGCGCTCCTGTTGACATATATCGGCGTCGTCGCGGTCATCACGCAGGGTGTCCTCGTCGGCCGCCTCTCGGCCCGCTACAGCCCGGTCCGGCTCTCGCTGTTCGGGACCGGGCTGCTTGTCGTCGGCGTCGGCGCGATCCCGGCTTCGCGGGCCATCGGCTCGGTTCTTCCCGACCTGACCGCGCTTGTCCCGTTCCTCACTGCCGACCTGCTCGGCCTCTTGCTCGTGTTGACGCTGTTACCGCTTGGCAACGGCATCCTCTCGGTGACGCTGACGGCGCTCGTGTCCCAGCGGGCCAGCGCCGCGGTTCAGGGGAGCGCCTTCGGCATCACGCAGGGCGCCGGCAGTCTCGCCCGGACCGTCGGCCCGCCGGTCATGGGTGGGCTGTACTTCGCCGTCGGCTACTGGTCGCCGTTTGTCGCCGGGAGCGTGCTGTTGCTCCCGGTCCTGTGGCTCGTCTCCCGACTGGGCGTGACACAGGAAGCTTACGAGCCCCGGCCGGCGGACCCGGGCCACGCCAGATAGGGACCGCTGTCAACGACTCTACCCTACTTCGCTCACCTTGACGGGTTCGCTCATTGAGGGTGGGGTTTGTCCGTGGACTCTGCCTCGAACCCGTCAGGGTACGGGGTGTATCCCCGACTTGGCGTCACTGTCCCGGACTTCAGGGCGTATTGACTGACGCCCCTCCCACGCGAG
The genomic region above belongs to Haloarcula hispanica ATCC 33960 and contains:
- a CDS encoding DUF7859 family protein — translated: MADLLTYALLAAVLLFFFFMYLMLRRTFQGFKEGFQQSKKK
- a CDS encoding aminopeptidase, whose protein sequence is MDPRIREHAEVIVDHSIDLSEGDNLVIDAHPQASDLVTALHEFAADRGANPLVVQNRLGERFRRAYLRNRDEFETPSHIEALYEEMDAYIAIKGSDNVTETSDVDPETTAAYQQSQQPLLNERLSKTWCLTQYPAPANAQLAQTSTEGYENFVWDAVLKDWDAVREHQAQMVEILDPAEEVRIVSGETTDVTMSIAGNETLNDYGEKNLPGGEVFTAPVSDSVEGEVLFDKPLYHQGREVTDVFLRFEDGEVVEHSAAKNEDLLTEVLSTDDGASRLGELGIGMNRDIDQFSYNMLFDEKMGDTVHMAVGRAYDETVGEDNEQNESAVHVDMIVDMSEDSFIEVDGEVVQRNGTFVFEDGFEA
- a CDS encoding YccF domain-containing protein, whose product is MSEQRSLLVRAVWFLLVGWWVTGIWLSVAWLLNVTIIGIPLGIKMINRVPLVLTLKRRDRLVTETDGGSQHSLLVRAVWFVFVGWWASGVWTGVAYALSVTIIGLPLAIWMYNKLPFVVSLYQY
- a CDS encoding CNNM domain-containing protein, which translates into the protein MSDPIVAIGGGLAVVLLLGLSAFFSSSEIAVFSLQKDWIAQQAATGDRQAKVLEELYDNPHRLLVTLLVGNNIVNIAISSIITVLVASYLSPGPAVVATTVVTSFLILIFGEIVPKAFGLGNAQKWALTVASPVRIVERVLSPLITLFDGITSRINALIPVETDIEKPYLD
- a CDS encoding DUF7577 domain-containing protein; protein product: MSLGQVELALRVIAGLFVIVAPTLLFLGLWRGLEAMRDDELIQQVHHRAEMRDQSPTRADWPVDTLTGDEASPLSETNMSVVTCGTCGTPNMQDASYCQECLTELE
- a CDS encoding radical SAM protein — protein: MISEGCEQCAKGGKMVLFVYGYCDQRDCFYCPLGENRKNVTQMYANERPVEDDSDVIEEAKRMSALGTSITGGEPQEVLDRTCHYLELLKEEFGEDHHTHLYTGIPGGRENMRRLSEAGLDEIRFHPPLEQWGDLHGTEWEDILYIAREEGLTPAFEIPGIRAEEEFLEFLDEGAADFCNINEFEMSDGNYRRMQEEGFELKEDHMSAVEGSHDILEKMGDHEKVYFCTSVFKDAAQHRSRLKRMARNIRRPFDDVTDDGTLVYGKAWTSEARLETLGVPEEYYTVKSEHVELAWWLLEEMVEEGDVEKGEIVEQYPTYDGTVVERTPLSNGADAGRATADD
- a CDS encoding MFS transporter encodes the protein MTDTGTGITGSRRRRGLAVVFFVVFLDLLGFGIIIPILPYYTRTFPGGTEFVIGLLAASYSAMQFVFAPLLGSLSDRVGRRPVLVVSLCGSVVAWTVFGLADALWLLFLSRMLAGAMGGNLSTAQAYVADVTPPERRAAALGFIGAAFGLGFIFGPGIGAVLSFDATVAAVAGLLPAAVPISRFSIPSFAAAAASLAGVFVALFFLPESRTASTSTTIERTSGITQLRTAVATPGLRPLLAAFFLVSFAFSGVQVMFVPYVADIYGYTAAQSALLLTYIGVVAVITQGVLVGRLSARYSPVRLSLFGTGLLVVGVGAIPASRAIGSVLPDLTALVPFLTADLLGLLLVLTLLPLGNGILSVTLTALVSQRASAAVQGSAFGITQGAGSLARTVGPPVMGGLYFAVGYWSPFVAGSVLLLPVLWLVSRLGVTQEAYEPRPADPGHAR